In one Thioclava sp. ES.031 genomic region, the following are encoded:
- a CDS encoding glycosyltransferase family 1 protein, with translation MRDKSILIDLSTSYQFRHWRPMGILRVEHEVWRAFAARFGARAVPVIYDAARGGFYRIPQAIFEEVIFRNGCQPEVPSRALTAPRRWRSWARIGRFFWRARRRMRAVGQGGRYDEAETRVRRESTVAEELLRLSGEEFALMRRGLVALERVAPGIAPRIRALDALNHRAHYGLVHTVHDQICAERNRIAPEEVGEYVSAGGFWGDARYRAAYEMRAAHGWRLSYYIHDLIPILWGHVAEPTTRKTFPPALHWMLWGVDRVWTNSEVTRRDLLAHAARCGYPELPPEKVRVVTLGADALRETAPASDLAGLFAHRDLEPGGYVLMVGTQEPRKNHDFAYRLWRELAARRDHIMPLVWVGQPGWSIGPLLDMVRADPGLPHGAIRILDDVDDAELQALYAHCRYTIYPSHYEGWGLPVVESLLHGKPCLTSDAPALIEAAEGCAEAIGFF, from the coding sequence ATGCGCGACAAGTCGATCCTGATCGATCTCAGCACCAGCTATCAGTTCCGCCATTGGCGGCCGATGGGTATCTTGCGGGTGGAGCATGAGGTCTGGCGGGCGTTTGCGGCCCGGTTCGGGGCGCGCGCGGTGCCGGTGATCTATGACGCGGCGCGCGGCGGGTTTTACCGCATCCCGCAGGCGATCTTCGAGGAGGTCATCTTTCGGAACGGCTGTCAGCCGGAGGTCCCTTCACGCGCGCTCACCGCGCCGCGGCGCTGGCGCTCCTGGGCGCGGATCGGCCGGTTTTTCTGGCGCGCCCGGCGTCGGATGCGGGCTGTCGGGCAGGGCGGGCGATACGACGAGGCCGAAACCCGTGTGCGCCGCGAGAGTACCGTGGCGGAGGAATTGCTGCGGCTGAGCGGTGAGGAATTTGCCCTGATGCGCCGTGGGCTCGTGGCTCTGGAACGGGTCGCCCCGGGGATTGCGCCACGCATCCGGGCGCTCGATGCGCTCAATCACCGGGCGCATTACGGGCTGGTGCATACGGTCCACGACCAGATCTGCGCGGAGCGAAATCGGATCGCACCGGAAGAGGTGGGCGAGTATGTCTCTGCCGGCGGGTTCTGGGGCGATGCGCGCTACCGGGCCGCCTATGAGATGCGGGCGGCTCATGGGTGGCGGCTGAGCTATTACATTCATGACCTTATCCCGATCCTTTGGGGGCATGTCGCCGAACCCACGACGCGCAAGACCTTTCCGCCCGCGCTGCATTGGATGCTTTGGGGGGTAGATCGGGTCTGGACGAATTCAGAGGTGACGCGGCGGGATCTGCTCGCCCATGCCGCCCGCTGCGGCTATCCCGAGTTGCCACCGGAGAAAGTGCGCGTCGTGACGCTTGGCGCGGACGCGCTGCGCGAGACCGCGCCCGCCAGCGATCTCGCGGGGCTCTTCGCACATCGTGATCTGGAGCCTGGGGGCTACGTTTTGATGGTCGGCACGCAGGAGCCACGCAAGAACCATGATTTCGCTTATCGGCTCTGGCGCGAACTGGCTGCGCGCCGCGACCATATCATGCCGCTGGTCTGGGTCGGGCAGCCCGGCTGGTCGATCGGCCCGCTGCTTGACATGGTGCGCGCGGATCCCGGCCTGCCGCATGGCGCGATCCGCATCCTCGATGATGTCGACGACGCCGAGCTGCAGGCGCTCTATGCGCATTGCCGCTACACGATCTACCCGTCCCATTACGAGGGTTGGGGGCTCCCGGTCGTCGAGTCGCTTCTGCATGGCAAACCCTGTCTGACATCTGACGCGCCCGCCTTGATCGAAGCGGCGGAGGGCTGCGCGGAGGCGATCGGGTTTTTTTGA
- a CDS encoding glycosyltransferase, with the protein MKIAALGHYPIHRPLHGGQRRVAAIARQARAAGHIFRYVPIYSTRGYPDGSPDERRTAVPEALLPRLHDPQRREDLHFSDTLKDHPLIEGLIRELRDFSPDAVQFEHPWLYPLFAEALDRDPVLRRARLVYSAHNVEAALIDPHWRAEAEALEAALVARADLTVAVCEADARHFAGLPGATEVVVAPNGCWAPDPETVPSAPLDGPYALVAGSAHPPNARGYWASFGEIPGFLPPRSRLAVAGGMTHLITADDRFRRYAQMNAEFVAPLGVVAEETLSGLLHHARAICLPITEGGGTNLKTAEALLSCKPVVAMRPAMRGFEEAERLSGVHVADDPEQFRRLLRDAMTGAIGSQRRPEEVAQYGWPAQLAPLISRYESLAA; encoded by the coding sequence ATGAAGATCGCAGCTTTGGGTCATTACCCGATCCACCGCCCGCTGCATGGCGGCCAACGCCGGGTCGCGGCCATCGCCCGGCAGGCGCGCGCGGCGGGCCACATCTTCCGCTACGTCCCGATCTACTCGACCCGCGGCTATCCCGACGGCTCGCCTGATGAGCGCCGCACGGCAGTGCCGGAGGCGCTGCTGCCGCGTCTTCACGATCCGCAGCGCCGCGAGGATCTCCATTTCTCCGACACGCTCAAAGATCATCCGCTGATCGAAGGCCTGATCAGGGAGCTGCGCGATTTTTCCCCCGATGCGGTGCAGTTCGAACATCCCTGGCTCTATCCGCTTTTTGCCGAGGCGTTGGACCGCGATCCGGTCCTGCGCCGCGCCCGGCTGGTCTATTCCGCGCACAACGTCGAGGCCGCGTTGATCGATCCGCATTGGCGGGCGGAGGCTGAGGCGCTCGAGGCCGCGCTCGTCGCGAGGGCCGATCTCACCGTCGCGGTCTGTGAGGCCGATGCCCGCCATTTTGCCGGTCTGCCGGGCGCGACAGAGGTGGTCGTGGCGCCAAACGGTTGCTGGGCGCCCGATCCCGAAACGGTCCCGTCCGCGCCACTCGATGGACCCTACGCGCTTGTCGCGGGCTCCGCCCATCCGCCGAACGCGCGTGGCTATTGGGCGTCTTTCGGTGAAATTCCCGGTTTCCTGCCACCGCGCAGCCGCCTCGCCGTGGCGGGCGGAATGACCCATCTGATCACCGCCGACGACCGCTTCCGCCGGTATGCGCAGATGAACGCGGAATTCGTCGCGCCGCTTGGCGTGGTGGCGGAAGAAACCTTGAGCGGCCTTCTGCATCACGCCCGCGCCATCTGCCTGCCGATCACCGAGGGCGGCGGCACCAATCTCAAAACCGCCGAGGCGCTTTTGTCGTGCAAACCGGTGGTCGCGATGCGCCCCGCAATGCGCGGGTTCGAAGAGGCGGAACGCCTCAGTGGCGTGCATGTCGCAGACGACCCGGAGCAGTTCCGCCGCCTGCTGCGCGATGCCATGACCGGCGCGATAGGTTCGCAGCGCCGCCCGGAAGAAGTGGCGCAATATGGCTGGCCCGCGCAGCTCGCGCCGTTGATCTCCCGTTACGAAAGTCTCGCCGCATGA
- a CDS encoding sulfotransferase family 2 domain-containing protein translates to MKDLPPHTVAFADPDLAAQMQATPAAIDTLFQAYLGRPAKEAAQNALKERRASVADVERELRGSEEYRRKARLLRDHDRSQYDGAMLYIAPAKAVFCPIAKVANTSVKDWALRLVGDGRPEPGMSHYWLDSGQSRMQARHWAFAARDRVDHAPDWVSVALLRDPVDRLVSCYCDKFGRNRMQDSVLHHTRPVYAFFAGGGDPDREMIERGLSFRQLCFYINATAREVQDSHWAAQWSYLQNRRWDRLFALEKIESFESFLRGRLPEELRDIRLGLTNAAQKARGGAIHDLSDALPGEWMGARTPPYEAFLADDIRGFIGDYYALDARLHAQALSES, encoded by the coding sequence ATGAAAGATTTACCTCCGCACACCGTCGCCTTTGCCGATCCCGATCTCGCCGCGCAGATGCAGGCCACGCCCGCCGCGATCGACACCTTGTTTCAGGCCTATCTCGGGCGGCCCGCGAAAGAAGCGGCGCAGAACGCGTTGAAGGAGCGGCGCGCGAGCGTCGCCGATGTCGAACGAGAGTTGCGGGGATCGGAGGAATATCGCCGCAAGGCGCGGCTGCTGCGCGATCACGATCGCAGCCAATATGATGGCGCGATGCTATATATTGCGCCCGCGAAGGCTGTGTTTTGCCCGATTGCAAAGGTCGCCAATACCTCGGTCAAGGATTGGGCGCTCCGACTGGTCGGCGACGGGCGGCCCGAACCCGGCATGTCGCATTACTGGCTCGATTCCGGGCAAAGCCGGATGCAGGCGCGCCATTGGGCTTTCGCCGCGCGCGACCGCGTCGATCACGCGCCGGACTGGGTCTCGGTCGCGCTGCTGCGCGATCCCGTCGACCGGTTGGTGAGCTGTTATTGCGACAAGTTCGGGCGCAACCGAATGCAGGACTCGGTGCTGCATCATACGCGCCCGGTCTACGCGTTCTTCGCGGGCGGGGGCGATCCGGACCGCGAGATGATCGAACGCGGATTGAGTTTTCGTCAGCTCTGTTTCTACATCAACGCCACCGCGCGCGAGGTGCAGGACAGCCATTGGGCCGCACAGTGGAGCTATTTGCAAAATCGCCGCTGGGACCGGCTGTTCGCGCTGGAGAAGATCGAGAGTTTCGAGAGCTTCCTGCGGGGTCGCCTGCCCGAAGAGCTTCGCGACATCCGGTTGGGGCTGACCAATGCCGCGCAAAAGGCGCGCGGGGGGGCGATCCATGATCTCTCCGATGCTCTTCCGGGAGAGTGGATGGGCGCGCGCACGCCACCCTACGAGGCGTTCCTGGCCGACGATATTCGCGGCTTTATCGGCGATTACTACGCGCTCGATGCACGGCTGCATGCGCAGGCGCTTTCCGAAAGTTAA